A section of the Rhizomicrobium sp. genome encodes:
- a CDS encoding HD domain-containing protein, with protein sequence MTEDASDRAQFKAMVDGTQEDWMKIVAATADFNRGVADRVLAHLKTLAGDCGGFPVDRLEHSLQSATLAHRDGMDEEYVVCALIHDIGDILCSASHADLGATIMKPYVSDANYWMMAHHGIFQGYYFFHYLGLDRDMRDQFRGHPHFEHTARFCARHDQNAFDPAYDTMPLEAFEPMVQRVMARPKNTIYIRQEQRAAAE encoded by the coding sequence ATGACCGAAGATGCTTCCGACCGCGCCCAGTTCAAGGCGATGGTGGACGGCACCCAGGAAGACTGGATGAAGATCGTCGCGGCGACCGCGGATTTCAACCGCGGCGTGGCCGACCGGGTGCTGGCGCATCTGAAGACTCTGGCCGGCGACTGCGGCGGCTTTCCGGTCGACCGGCTGGAACATTCGCTGCAATCGGCGACCCTCGCGCACCGCGACGGCATGGACGAGGAATACGTCGTCTGCGCCCTCATTCATGACATCGGCGACATCTTGTGCTCGGCGAGCCATGCCGATCTCGGCGCCACCATCATGAAGCCGTACGTTTCGGACGCGAATTACTGGATGATGGCGCATCACGGCATCTTCCAGGGCTATTATTTCTTTCACTATCTGGGGCTCGACCGCGACATGCGCGACCAGTTCCGCGGCCATCCGCATTTCGAGCACACGGCGCGGTTCTGCGCCCGGCACGACCAGAATGCCTTCGATCCCGCCTACGACACCATGCCGCTCGAGGCCTTCGAGCCGATGGTGCAGCGCGTGATGGCGCGGCCGAAAAACACGATCTACATCCGGCAGGAGCAGAGGGCGGCGGCGGAGTAG
- a CDS encoding pyruvate, water dikinase regulatory protein: protein MNPQFHVHLVSDATGETLNAIARAALAQFEGVVVNEHFYALVRSQRQLQRAIEHIKAEPGLVFFTLVNLELRQELQRACAALAVPFYDVLEAPIAALRNFLGSGAAETHKPGGQHDVDQKYLHRIEALNFTIAHDDGQNLETLGEAEIILTGASRTSKTPTCVYLAMRGYRAANVPLVPNMPLPVELMAVKKPLIVGLWASPDRLIQVRRNRLSTMGEARDTDYVDLELVRLEVTNTRRLFESQDWPAIDVSRRSVEETAASIVNLLAERQEGA from the coding sequence GTGAATCCCCAGTTCCATGTCCATCTGGTCTCCGATGCCACCGGCGAGACGCTGAACGCCATCGCGCGTGCCGCGCTGGCACAGTTTGAAGGCGTCGTGGTGAACGAGCATTTCTATGCCCTGGTGCGCAGCCAGCGGCAGCTCCAGCGCGCCATCGAGCATATCAAGGCCGAGCCCGGTCTGGTGTTCTTCACGCTGGTCAATCTGGAACTGCGCCAGGAACTGCAAAGGGCCTGCGCGGCGCTGGCGGTGCCGTTCTACGACGTGCTGGAGGCGCCCATCGCCGCGCTGCGCAACTTCCTCGGCAGCGGCGCGGCGGAGACGCACAAGCCCGGCGGCCAGCACGACGTCGATCAGAAATACCTGCATCGCATCGAAGCCCTCAATTTCACCATCGCGCATGACGACGGCCAGAACCTCGAGACCCTGGGCGAGGCGGAGATCATCCTGACCGGCGCCAGCCGCACCTCCAAGACGCCGACCTGCGTCTATCTCGCGATGCGCGGCTACCGCGCGGCGAATGTGCCGCTTGTCCCCAACATGCCGCTGCCGGTCGAGCTGATGGCGGTGAAGAAGCCCCTCATCGTCGGCCTGTGGGCATCGCCGGACCGTCTGATCCAGGTCCGGCGCAACCGGCTCTCGACCATGGGCGAGGCGCGCGATACCGACTATGTTGATCTGGAACTGGTGCGGCTGGAAGTCACCAACACGCGGCGCCTGTTCGAAAGCCAGGACTGGCCGGCGATCGACGTCTCGCGGCGCTCGGTGGAAGAGACGGCGGCTTCCATCGTCAATCTGCTCGCCGAGCGGCAGGAAGGCGCGTAG
- a CDS encoding alpha/beta fold hydrolase produces MATIVLVHGHMHGAWCWEKVVPLLEAKCHKVVAFDLPARGGDKTAHGTASLEQFVDAAERVVKAQSEPVVLVGHSAGGTVLSEIAERMPERVSRLVYVAAMLLPDGESIFSAFVTKAPMDPALAIDGASAVKTEDSLVRRRFYNMSSDADAARAIEKLCAEPIPPMTQPVRITPERYGSVKRSFIQTRFDNAVPIDAQAAMCAALPCDPVIVMDTDHSPFLSAPQEFAAHIHALAN; encoded by the coding sequence ATGGCGACCATCGTCCTTGTCCATGGACATATGCACGGCGCGTGGTGCTGGGAAAAGGTCGTGCCCCTGCTCGAGGCCAAGTGCCACAAGGTCGTGGCGTTCGATCTGCCGGCGCGGGGCGGCGACAAGACGGCGCATGGTACCGCCTCGCTCGAACAATTCGTCGACGCGGCCGAGCGCGTGGTCAAGGCGCAGTCCGAGCCGGTCGTGCTGGTCGGACATTCCGCCGGCGGCACGGTGCTGAGCGAGATCGCCGAGCGCATGCCCGAGCGGGTGTCGCGCCTCGTCTATGTCGCGGCGATGCTGCTGCCGGACGGCGAGTCGATCTTCTCCGCCTTCGTGACCAAGGCGCCGATGGACCCGGCGCTCGCCATCGACGGCGCCAGCGCGGTCAAGACCGAGGACAGCCTGGTCCGCCGCCGCTTCTACAATATGAGCTCCGACGCCGATGCCGCGCGCGCCATCGAGAAGCTCTGCGCCGAGCCGATCCCGCCCATGACCCAGCCGGTGCGCATCACGCCCGAGCGCTATGGCAGCGTGAAGCGGTCCTTCATCCAGACGCGGTTCGACAATGCCGTGCCGATCGACGCGCAGGCCGCGATGTGCGCCGCGCTGCCCTGCGATCCGGTGATCGTGATGGACACCGACCACTCGCCCTTCCTGAGCGCGCCGCAGGAATTCGCCGCGCATATCCACGCCCTGGCGAACTGA
- a CDS encoding thioredoxin domain-containing protein: MNRLAQESSPYLLAHKDNLVDWHPWGPDALALAAAQNKPIFLSIGYSACHWCTVMSEESFADPEIANVLNENFINILVDREERPDVDQCYQAAANVLGHAGGWPLSAFLTPQKVPFLVGTYFPKEERAGQAPPFRTIIDNVLRTLRDEAPQVATVAENVVAQLGILWQRDMRGPIGSDMLDSAAVRIAQRFDIFFGGLTQQQPKFPSVTHIDVLLRAYLRTGMNQFLQLSAQTLDNVLLGGLWDHVGGGFFRYAQDERWLFPQFEKTLADTALLLEIMTTFWQFNRNKLCGERIPETVEFLLRDMRSGAAFVTTVQAEADGLNQGNYYLWTEPEIDAALMGTFVAKFKAAYGVTRDGNYNGRTVLQRLNTGAPYPQSDADEALFAKQRELLFKARRQRRQPARDEKVLADLNGLAIAAIANAGGAFQNTAWIQAAIEAFEFIVKALGDGDRLYHSWIDGKRGAPAFADDYAQMARAAIALYEVAGDKRYLEFAKRWTRILNEHFWDGARGGYCFTADDADTMIVRSRMVFDQPAPSGNAVMLKVLTCLMMATGDSAYADRVNALVGAFAGEAQRAFISMPSYFSGLEFAIAALQLVVIGPPSSPKTHELANAILGTVLPNRFLTVVAPGEAFPENHPMAGKQMQNGQPTVYISQRGQVSPPVTNAVTLVQMMQLPVQRPAARPQ; the protein is encoded by the coding sequence ATGAACCGCCTCGCGCAAGAATCCAGCCCCTACCTGCTCGCCCACAAGGACAATCTGGTGGACTGGCATCCCTGGGGACCGGACGCGCTGGCCCTGGCGGCGGCGCAGAATAAGCCGATCTTCCTCTCCATCGGCTACAGCGCCTGCCATTGGTGCACGGTGATGTCGGAGGAGAGCTTCGCCGATCCCGAGATCGCCAATGTCCTCAACGAGAACTTCATCAACATCCTGGTCGACCGCGAGGAGCGCCCCGATGTCGACCAGTGCTACCAGGCGGCCGCCAACGTCCTCGGCCATGCCGGCGGCTGGCCGCTGAGCGCGTTCCTCACGCCGCAGAAAGTCCCGTTCCTCGTCGGCACCTATTTCCCGAAGGAGGAGCGCGCCGGCCAGGCGCCGCCGTTCCGCACCATCATCGACAACGTCCTGCGCACCCTGCGCGACGAAGCCCCGCAGGTCGCCACCGTCGCCGAGAACGTGGTGGCCCAGCTCGGCATTCTGTGGCAGCGCGACATGCGCGGACCCATCGGCTCCGACATGCTCGACAGCGCCGCGGTCCGCATCGCCCAGCGCTTCGACATCTTCTTCGGCGGCCTCACCCAGCAGCAGCCGAAATTCCCCTCCGTCACCCATATCGACGTGCTGCTGCGCGCCTATCTGCGCACCGGGATGAACCAGTTCCTGCAATTGAGCGCCCAGACCCTCGACAACGTCCTGCTCGGCGGCCTGTGGGATCATGTCGGCGGCGGCTTCTTCCGCTATGCCCAGGACGAACGCTGGCTCTTCCCGCAATTCGAGAAGACCCTGGCCGACACCGCGCTCCTGCTCGAGATCATGACGACCTTCTGGCAGTTCAACCGCAACAAGTTGTGCGGCGAGCGGATTCCCGAGACGGTCGAATTCCTGCTGCGCGACATGCGCAGCGGCGCGGCCTTCGTCACCACCGTCCAGGCCGAAGCCGACGGCCTGAACCAGGGCAATTACTATCTGTGGACCGAGCCGGAGATCGACGCGGCCCTGATGGGCACCTTCGTCGCCAAGTTCAAGGCCGCCTATGGCGTGACGCGCGACGGCAATTACAACGGCAGGACCGTGCTGCAGCGCCTGAACACCGGCGCGCCCTATCCGCAATCCGACGCCGACGAAGCGCTCTTCGCCAAGCAGCGCGAGCTGTTGTTCAAGGCGCGCCGCCAGCGCCGCCAGCCGGCGCGCGACGAGAAGGTCCTCGCCGACCTCAACGGCCTCGCCATCGCCGCGATCGCCAATGCCGGCGGCGCCTTCCAGAACACCGCCTGGATCCAGGCCGCCATCGAAGCCTTCGAATTCATCGTCAAGGCGTTGGGCGACGGCGACCGGCTCTATCACAGCTGGATCGACGGCAAGCGCGGCGCCCCGGCCTTCGCCGACGACTACGCCCAGATGGCGCGCGCCGCGATCGCGCTCTACGAAGTCGCCGGCGACAAGCGCTATCTCGAATTCGCCAAGCGCTGGACGCGCATCCTGAACGAGCATTTCTGGGACGGCGCCCGCGGCGGCTATTGCTTCACAGCCGACGACGCCGACACGATGATCGTCCGTTCACGGATGGTTTTCGACCAGCCGGCGCCCTCGGGCAACGCCGTCATGCTCAAGGTGCTCACCTGCCTGATGATGGCGACGGGCGATTCCGCCTATGCCGACCGGGTCAACGCGCTGGTCGGCGCCTTCGCCGGCGAGGCGCAGCGCGCCTTCATCTCGATGCCGTCCTATTTCTCGGGCCTGGAATTCGCCATCGCGGCGCTCCAGCTCGTGGTGATCGGCCCGCCGAGCTCGCCCAAGACCCATGAGCTGGCCAACGCGATCCTGGGCACCGTCCTTCCCAACCGCTTTCTCACCGTCGTGGCGCCGGGCGAAGCCTTCCCGGAAAACCATCCGATGGCCGGCAAGCAGATGCAGAACGGCCAGCCCACCGTCTATATCAGCCAGCGCGGCCAGGTCTCGCCGCCCGTGACCAATGCGGTGACGCTGGTGCAGATGATGCAACTGCCGGTGCAGCGCCCGGCCGCCCGGCCGCAATAG
- a CDS encoding Maf family protein yields the protein MDFILASGSESRRRLLAAAGVPFAAIPADIDEDALTADLLRADTPAEDIAGRLAEAKALQISTRHPQALVLGADQTLLFDGAVISKCPDLVAARHLLERLRGRTHRLVGGYVLAMAGAAVWRHGETATLSVRDFSDGFLDFYLAAEGESLLSAVGCYRLEGLGAQLFARIEGDYFSILGLALHPLLAELRRRGVLRT from the coding sequence GTGGATTTCATCCTCGCCTCCGGCAGCGAGTCCCGAAGGCGGCTCCTGGCCGCGGCCGGGGTGCCCTTCGCCGCGATTCCGGCGGATATCGACGAGGACGCGCTGACCGCCGATCTTTTGCGTGCCGATACGCCGGCCGAGGACATCGCCGGCCGCCTGGCAGAGGCCAAGGCGCTCCAGATATCGACGCGTCATCCACAAGCCCTTGTCCTGGGGGCCGACCAGACGCTGCTGTTCGACGGTGCGGTCATCAGCAAATGCCCGGATCTGGTCGCGGCACGGCACCTGCTCGAACGCCTGCGCGGCCGCACGCACCGGCTGGTCGGCGGCTATGTCCTGGCCATGGCCGGCGCCGCGGTCTGGCGTCATGGCGAAACCGCGACGCTGAGCGTCCGCGATTTCAGCGACGGCTTCCTGGATTTCTATCTGGCGGCGGAAGGCGAGAGCCTGTTGTCGGCCGTGGGGTGCTACAGGCTCGAGGGCCTGGGCGCGCAGCTTTTCGCGCGCATCGAAGGCGACTATTTTTCCATCCTGGGCCTGGCGCTGCATCCCTTGCTGGCCGAACTCAGACGACGGGGCGTGTTGCGGACATGA
- a CDS encoding TIGR00645 family protein — protein sequence MAGKSFEEIFEQSLFRSRWLMAPFYVGLIIALLVLMITFGKEVVEETQKVISMELEENTVVLWLLTLIDMSLAGNLTLMVVFAGYENFVSKLDLEGNPDKPVWMGKVDFSNMKLKLIASIIAISVIHLLKSFMSIEVVDKGNLQWLMALHGMFLVSGVVLACMDYLGEKGAENHDIEEEEIEAEAHHH from the coding sequence ATGGCCGGCAAGAGTTTCGAAGAGATTTTCGAGCAATCTCTGTTCCGCAGCCGCTGGCTGATGGCGCCGTTCTATGTCGGCCTTATCATCGCGCTGCTGGTCCTGATGATCACCTTCGGCAAGGAAGTGGTCGAGGAGACCCAGAAGGTCATCAGTATGGAACTCGAGGAGAACACGGTCGTCCTGTGGCTCCTGACCCTGATCGACATGTCGCTGGCGGGCAACCTGACCCTGATGGTGGTGTTCGCGGGTTACGAGAATTTCGTCTCCAAGCTCGACCTCGAAGGCAATCCCGACAAGCCGGTCTGGATGGGCAAGGTCGACTTCTCCAACATGAAGCTGAAGCTGATCGCGTCGATCATCGCGATCTCGGTCATCCATCTGCTCAAATCGTTCATGTCGATCGAAGTGGTCGACAAGGGCAATCTGCAATGGCTGATGGCCCTGCATGGCATGTTCCTGGTGTCCGGCGTCGTCCTCGCCTGCATGGATTATTTGGGCGAAAAGGGCGCGGAAAACCACGACATCGAAGAAGAAGAGATCGAAGCCGAGGCGCATCACCACTAG
- a CDS encoding dienelactone hydrolase family protein: MAGQDVRIKSSPEGEFGAYLAAPASGRGPGIVIIQEIFGVNRVMRTVADEFASRGYFALCPDLFWRLEPGVQLTDRTDAEWQRAFDLMNRFDPDAGIKDIQTSIGYLRHSVTGCTGKVGTVGYCLGGLLAYLSAARTDTDASVGYYGVNIQDKLGEAAKIKKPLMLHIAGKDEFAPPDAQKQVVEGLKSNPLVTIHVYAEMNHAFARPGGAHYDKACADLANGRTSTFFRQHLS; the protein is encoded by the coding sequence ATGGCCGGCCAGGACGTCAGGATCAAAAGCAGTCCCGAAGGCGAGTTCGGGGCCTATCTCGCCGCGCCCGCCTCGGGCCGGGGCCCGGGCATCGTCATCATCCAGGAGATTTTCGGCGTCAACCGGGTGATGCGCACCGTCGCCGACGAGTTCGCGTCGCGCGGTTATTTCGCGCTCTGCCCCGACCTGTTCTGGCGGCTCGAGCCCGGCGTGCAGCTCACCGACCGCACCGACGCGGAATGGCAGCGCGCCTTCGACCTGATGAACCGATTCGATCCTGATGCGGGCATCAAGGACATCCAGACCAGCATCGGTTATCTGCGCCATTCGGTGACCGGCTGCACCGGCAAGGTCGGCACGGTCGGCTATTGCCTGGGCGGGCTGCTGGCCTATCTCAGCGCGGCGCGCACCGACACGGACGCCTCGGTCGGCTATTACGGCGTGAACATTCAGGACAAGCTCGGCGAGGCCGCCAAGATCAAGAAGCCGCTGATGCTGCACATCGCGGGCAAGGACGAATTCGCCCCGCCGGATGCGCAGAAGCAGGTGGTCGAGGGCCTCAAATCCAATCCGCTCGTGACGATCCATGTCTATGCCGAGATGAACCACGCCTTCGCGCGGCCCGGCGGAGCGCATTACGACAAGGCCTGCGCCGACCTCGCCAACGGCCGGACCTCGACCTTCTTCCGGCAGCATCTGAGCTGA
- the rho gene encoding transcription termination factor Rho — translation MKLQDLKSKSPTDLLAFAEELEIENASSMRKQDMLFAILKELAERNVEIMGQGVVETLQDGFGFLRSPESNYLAGPDDIYVSPSQIRRFGLRTGDTVEGPIRSPKDGERYFALLKVTTINFEDPEKIKHKVHFDNLTPLYPTRWLNMELKDPTIKDKTGRVIDIVAPQGMGQRALITAQPRTGKTVILQNIAKAITANHPECYLIVLLIDERPEEVTDMQRSVKGEVISSTFDEPATRHVQVAEMVIEKAKRLVEHKRDVVILLDSITRLGRAYNTVVPSSGKVLTGGVDANALQRPKRFFGAARNIEEGGSLTIIATALIDTGSRMDEVIFEEFKGTGNSEIILDRKVADKRIFPAIDILKSGTRKDELLLDKNTLAKTYVLRRILAPMGTIDAIEFLLDKLRAAKNNADFFDSMNT, via the coding sequence ATGAAGTTGCAGGATCTCAAATCCAAATCCCCCACCGATCTTCTCGCCTTCGCGGAGGAGCTGGAGATCGAGAACGCCTCGTCCATGCGCAAGCAAGACATGCTGTTCGCGATCCTCAAGGAACTCGCCGAGCGCAATGTCGAGATCATGGGCCAGGGCGTGGTGGAGACGCTGCAGGACGGCTTCGGCTTCCTGCGCTCACCGGAATCCAACTATCTCGCGGGGCCGGACGACATCTATGTGAGCCCGTCGCAGATCCGCCGCTTCGGCCTGCGCACCGGCGACACGGTGGAAGGCCCGATCCGATCGCCGAAGGACGGCGAACGCTATTTCGCGCTTCTCAAGGTGACCACGATCAATTTCGAGGATCCGGAGAAGATCAAGCACAAGGTCCATTTCGACAATCTGACGCCGCTCTATCCGACGCGGTGGCTGAACATGGAATTGAAGGACCCGACCATCAAGGACAAGACCGGCCGGGTCATCGACATCGTGGCGCCGCAGGGCATGGGCCAGCGCGCCCTTATCACCGCCCAGCCGCGCACCGGCAAGACCGTGATCCTGCAGAACATCGCCAAGGCGATCACCGCCAACCATCCCGAGTGCTATCTGATCGTGCTTCTGATCGACGAGCGCCCGGAGGAAGTGACCGACATGCAGCGCTCGGTGAAGGGCGAGGTCATTTCCTCGACCTTCGACGAGCCGGCGACGCGCCACGTCCAGGTCGCCGAGATGGTGATCGAGAAGGCCAAGCGCCTGGTCGAGCACAAGCGCGACGTCGTGATCCTGCTGGATTCGATCACCCGTCTCGGCCGCGCCTACAACACCGTCGTGCCGAGCTCCGGCAAGGTCTTGACCGGCGGCGTCGACGCCAACGCCCTGCAGCGCCCCAAGCGCTTCTTCGGCGCGGCGCGCAATATCGAGGAAGGCGGTTCGCTGACGATCATCGCGACCGCGCTGATCGATACCGGCAGCCGCATGGACGAAGTCATCTTCGAAGAGTTCAAGGGCACGGGTAACTCCGAAATCATCCTGGACCGCAAGGTGGCCGACAAGCGCATCTTCCCGGCGATCGACATCCTCAAATCCGGCACCCGCAAGGACGAGTTGTTGCTCGACAAGAACACCCTCGCCAAGACCTATGTCCTGCGCCGCATCCTGGCGCCGATGGGCACGATCGACGCGATCGAGTTCCTGCTCGACAAGCTGCGCGCCGCCAAGAACAACGCCGACTTCTTCGACAGCATGAACACCTGA
- the hemH gene encoding ferrochelatase, which translates to MKLAIVLFNLGGPDSPDAVEPFLRNLFSDPAILTVPALLRGPLAWFIARRRAPFARAIYAKIGGASPILAETRAQADALDKVLIARGIDAKAFIAMRCWHPFSDEAASQVAAWRPDRIVLLPLYPQFSTTTTGSSFLDWRRAAARQGIVVASTRICCYPTAAGFISAEAELIRRAFADAKPGVKYRLLLSAHGLPKRTIAKGDPYQWQVERTAKAIVDALGIDDLDWSVCYQSRVGPLEWIGPATDAEIRRAGADGRGVVIAPIAFVSEHSETLVELDIEYAHLAKSCGVADYLRVPTVGTHPDFIAALADLVVRAAEGHATMGEAGGCPKEFNGCPYGEG; encoded by the coding sequence GTGAAGCTTGCCATCGTTCTGTTCAACCTGGGCGGCCCGGATTCGCCGGATGCGGTCGAACCGTTCCTGCGCAATCTTTTCAGCGATCCCGCAATCCTGACCGTTCCGGCCTTGCTGCGCGGCCCGCTGGCCTGGTTCATCGCCAGGCGCCGCGCGCCCTTCGCGCGCGCGATCTACGCCAAGATCGGCGGCGCATCTCCGATCCTGGCCGAAACACGGGCGCAGGCCGACGCTTTGGACAAAGTGTTGATAGCCCGCGGCATCGATGCGAAGGCGTTTATAGCGATGCGATGCTGGCATCCGTTCAGCGACGAAGCGGCATCGCAGGTCGCGGCGTGGCGGCCGGATCGGATCGTGCTCTTGCCGCTCTATCCGCAATTCTCGACGACGACGACGGGATCGTCGTTCCTCGACTGGAGGCGGGCAGCAGCGCGGCAGGGGATCGTCGTGGCGAGTACGCGGATCTGCTGTTACCCGACTGCAGCGGGATTTATCTCAGCGGAGGCCGAGCTTATCCGACGGGCTTTCGCCGATGCCAAACCCGGTGTGAAATATCGCCTGCTGCTGTCGGCGCACGGATTGCCCAAGCGGACGATTGCGAAGGGCGATCCCTATCAATGGCAGGTCGAGCGCACCGCCAAGGCGATTGTGGATGCATTGGGGATCGACGATCTCGACTGGTCGGTCTGCTATCAGAGCCGGGTCGGTCCGCTGGAATGGATCGGGCCCGCGACCGATGCCGAAATCCGCCGCGCCGGCGCCGACGGCAGGGGCGTGGTGATCGCGCCGATCGCGTTCGTGTCGGAACATTCCGAGACGCTGGTCGAGCTCGATATCGAATACGCCCATCTTGCAAAATCGTGCGGCGTCGCGGACTACCTTCGGGTGCCGACGGTCGGCACGCATCCGGACTTCATCGCCGCACTGGCCGATCTGGTGGTGCGTGCCGCAGAAGGGCACGCTACGATGGGCGAAGCGGGCGGGTGTCCGAAGGAATTCAACGGCTGTCCGTACGGGGAGGGATGA
- the hemJ gene encoding protoporphyrinogen oxidase HemJ produces MLMWLSDHIDWIKALHVMAVIAWMAGMLYLPRLFVYHSEVPAGSPEAELLKKQELLLLRRIVNPAMIAVWILGLTLAYVTGAYEDTWLQIKFVLVLIMTGLHGFFAASVKTFARDANTRSSRFWRIVNEVPFVLVILIVTLVVVKPFD; encoded by the coding sequence ATGCTGATGTGGCTGTCGGATCACATCGACTGGATCAAGGCGCTCCATGTCATGGCCGTCATCGCGTGGATGGCCGGCATGCTCTACCTGCCGCGGCTGTTCGTGTATCACTCGGAAGTGCCGGCCGGTTCGCCTGAGGCGGAGCTGCTGAAAAAGCAGGAGCTGCTTCTGCTGCGCCGGATCGTGAACCCGGCGATGATCGCGGTGTGGATCCTGGGCCTCACCCTCGCCTATGTCACCGGCGCCTATGAGGACACCTGGCTCCAGATCAAATTCGTGCTGGTTCTGATCATGACCGGCCTGCACGGATTCTTCGCGGCCTCGGTCAAGACCTTCGCGCGGGACGCCAATACGCGGTCGAGCCGCTTCTGGCGGATCGTCAACGAAGTGCCCTTCGTGCTGGTGATCCTCATCGTGACCCTGGTCGTGGTTAAGCCGTTCGACTGA
- a CDS encoding quinone oxidoreductase, producing the protein MKAIRFETTGGPEVLRYVDVALPAPGPGQVQVRHTVIGVNFIDTYQRSGLYKVPLPSGLGSEAAGVVESVGPGITTLKKGDRVAYAGTPGAYAEANNVPADRLVKIPDGVGDETAAAAMLKGMTVQYLLKRTFPVKRGETILFHSAAGGVGLIAGQWAQHLGATVIGTVGHADKAELAKANGYAHVLSSHDADWPKKVRELSGGVGVPVVYDSIGRDTFAGSLDSLAVRGLLVSFGNSSGAVPAFEPSILAGKGSLYLTRPTLAHYVRTAQELQETADDLFAVIASGAVKIAVHQRFKLADARKAHEALHSRQTTGATVLIP; encoded by the coding sequence ATGAAAGCGATCCGTTTCGAGACGACCGGCGGCCCCGAGGTCCTCCGTTATGTCGACGTGGCGCTCCCGGCGCCCGGCCCGGGCCAGGTACAGGTCAGGCACACCGTCATCGGAGTGAATTTCATCGACACCTATCAGCGTTCCGGCCTCTACAAGGTGCCGCTGCCGTCCGGCCTGGGCAGCGAAGCGGCCGGCGTGGTGGAAAGCGTCGGGCCGGGCATCACCACGCTCAAGAAAGGCGACCGCGTCGCCTATGCCGGCACGCCGGGCGCCTATGCCGAAGCGAACAACGTCCCGGCCGACCGGCTGGTGAAGATCCCCGATGGCGTCGGCGACGAGACCGCCGCCGCCGCGATGCTCAAGGGCATGACGGTGCAATACCTGCTGAAGCGCACCTTTCCGGTGAAGCGCGGCGAGACGATCCTGTTCCATTCCGCGGCGGGGGGCGTGGGGCTCATCGCCGGCCAATGGGCCCAGCATCTCGGCGCCACCGTCATCGGCACCGTCGGGCATGCCGACAAGGCCGAACTGGCCAAGGCGAACGGCTATGCGCATGTCCTGAGTTCGCACGATGCCGATTGGCCCAAGAAAGTGCGAGAGCTCAGCGGCGGGGTCGGCGTGCCGGTGGTCTACGACTCCATCGGCAGGGACACCTTTGCCGGCTCGCTCGACAGCCTGGCGGTGCGCGGGCTGCTCGTGTCCTTCGGCAATTCCTCCGGCGCGGTGCCGGCTTTCGAGCCCAGCATCCTCGCCGGCAAGGGTTCGCTCTATCTGACGCGGCCGACGCTCGCGCATTACGTCCGCACCGCCCAGGAGCTTCAGGAGACGGCCGACGACCTCTTCGCCGTCATCGCGTCCGGCGCGGTGAAGATCGCGGTCCATCAGCGCTTCAAGCTCGCCGACGCGCGCAAGGCGCATGAGGCGCTGCATTCGCGCCAGACCACCGGCGCGACGGTGCTTATCCCGTAG
- the aroE gene encoding shikimate dehydrogenase, protein MTITGAGRVAGIMGWPVAQAFSPRLHGFWLREMDIDGALVPLAVKPEDFSLAVRGIMAAGFRGASVTIPHKEAAFALCHDCDLAAKAAGAVNLLIFHEGGRIEGRNTDATGLTASLREDLGADCVRGKSAVLLGAGGAARAAAVALHDLGAAEIRILNRGRSRADQLAAALSPQLAPKLVVFDMADWPQAAAGVALVVHTTSAGMKGAPSLDIDLSVLPRDAALCDIVYNPLETSLIARARARGLRTADGLGMLMHQGVPAFEAFFGVRPAVTPALRAYLEEALRAR, encoded by the coding sequence ATGACGATCACGGGCGCCGGCAGGGTCGCCGGCATCATGGGCTGGCCGGTCGCGCAGGCCTTCTCGCCGCGCCTGCACGGCTTCTGGCTGCGGGAGATGGACATCGACGGCGCGCTGGTGCCGCTCGCGGTCAAGCCGGAGGATTTTAGCCTCGCCGTGCGCGGCATCATGGCGGCGGGGTTCAGGGGCGCGAGCGTCACCATTCCCCACAAGGAAGCCGCCTTCGCGCTCTGCCACGATTGCGATCTCGCGGCCAAGGCGGCCGGCGCGGTCAACCTGCTGATCTTCCATGAGGGCGGCCGGATCGAAGGCCGCAACACCGACGCCACGGGGCTGACGGCGTCGCTGCGCGAAGATCTCGGCGCCGATTGTGTGAGGGGCAAGTCGGCCGTCCTGCTCGGCGCGGGCGGCGCGGCGCGGGCCGCCGCCGTGGCGCTGCACGATCTGGGCGCGGCGGAAATCCGCATCCTCAATCGCGGGCGGAGTAGAGCCGATCAGCTTGCGGCCGCGTTGTCGCCGCAGCTTGCGCCGAAGCTCGTCGTGTTCGACATGGCGGATTGGCCCCAGGCGGCCGCGGGCGTCGCGCTGGTCGTCCACACCACCAGCGCCGGGATGAAGGGCGCGCCGTCGCTCGACATCGATCTGTCGGTCCTGCCGAGGGATGCCGCGCTGTGCGACATCGTCTACAATCCGCTGGAGACCTCGCTGATCGCCCGCGCCCGGGCGCGGGGCCTGCGGACGGCGGATGGTTTGGGGATGCTCATGCATCAGGGCGTGCCGGCCTTCGAGGCTTTCTTCGGCGTCCGGCCCGCCGTCACGCCGGCGCTGCGTGCCTATCTCGAAGAGGCGCTGCGTGCCCGATAA